The sequence CAATGAAGCGACCACGATAGATTGGAAGCTGTCACCACCTACGTATTTCTCTACTAAGTCTGCTGGCAAGTAAGCTGCCGAGAATCCACTGATCGCCGCACCCAATAGTACATACGGGATGATTCGCTTGAACAAAGCCCAAGCTCCGCCCATTGCATTACGCATTCTCGATGCTGAAGAAGGAGCCGCGCCACAAGTGTTGCCCGTGTTTTTGCTATTACTTGAACCTGAGCAGCCTTTGCCTTTGGTGTCTTCAAGCTCAGCACCACGTTTGATCTCGTTTCTCCAAGGAGATTTAGAAATCAAGTAACCACCAAGAACCGCAGCGGTAAAGGTCACCAAGAAGTACACCACGGTGATCTTCAATCCGAACGCGGCGTACACCATCGCCAATACGATGAAGTTACACAATGGCGCTGAGATGATGAAGCTCATCACAGTACCTAATGATGCACCCATCGACGCCATTGCCATGGTTACCGGAACCACGGCTGCGCTACAAAATGGGGTCAACATTCCGAACAATGCGCCCAACAAGGTTCCCCATTTATCGTGTTTGGTCAGCGTCGCTTGGAGTTTATCTTGAGGGATATACTCTCGCATGATGCCAGTCAAAACCGACACAATAGCGATGATAACGACCAGACCTTTGGCCACATAAAAGAACTCATTTAACGCAATAACTAATTTAGCATCCACAATTGGAATCTCTAGCAAGTGAAAAGAGGCTGAATCATATACACACATGCACAATCGTGCAAGTGTGTATATTCAAGTTGATTGAAAATAGACTAGGTTAAGCGTGCTTGTGGCTTATGGTTTTCTTCAGGGGTAATTGTGTCTTTAAGAGTTTTAACTTCTAAAAATCAATAGCTTAAATTCTTCATGCGAGGCGAGATATAGATGATGAAAGTAAGACAAATTATTTGAAAAATAATAATGAGACAGTGGGGATGTATGGGTTATTACGGGCATTACATTCTGTGAATGCGAGGCAAGCACAGAATATAACGTCGAGTATCACCGGGCAGGATCGACACTAGAATACATACTGAGTAGCAGGAAGTAGCGTAGGATAGTTAAGCGCTACGCTCGATTTAAC is a genomic window of Vibrio sp. FE10 containing:
- a CDS encoding permease gives rise to the protein MDAKLVIALNEFFYVAKGLVVIIAIVSVLTGIMREYIPQDKLQATLTKHDKWGTLLGALFGMLTPFCSAAVVPVTMAMASMGASLGTVMSFIISAPLCNFIVLAMVYAAFGLKITVVYFLVTFTAAVLGGYLISKSPWRNEIKRGAELEDTKGKGCSGSSNSKNTGNTCGAAPSSASRMRNAMGGAWALFKRIIPYVLLGAAISGFSAAYLPADLVEKYVGGDSFQSIVVASLIGIPLYLRIEMAIPLLNVLIAKGMGLGAALALIIGGTGASLPEIALVSAVLKRKAVIAFVGIVLTTAIIGGAIFQYVV